A window of the Bacillus sp. A301a_S52 genome harbors these coding sequences:
- a CDS encoding copper-translocating P-type ATPase: protein MTYKTQDFFVRGMTCASCVARVEKIINRKEGVSSVSVNLATNQAQVTYDPEIATEKEIVNAIHKAGYEAEPKADPTEKKYSYSVKGMTCASCVSRVEKVISRLDGVEEASVNLASNQAQVTTSDPSFNPQMVAEKVTSIGYESTLLEEETPQLADDPHEQEAAKLKRDVVSGAIVTTIVLIGSLPHMMPHVSGWVPDWMANPYFLLLLTSYVQLVPGWRFYKNSYKVLKNKSADMNVLVAMGTTSAWVYSGAMTLFPETLTTMGFPYQLYYDVTTVITTLILLGRYFEVKAKGKTSTAIKKLMNMQAKTARVVTNGEEVDIPVEQVRIDDLIIVRPGERVPVDGIVVKGYSSVDESMLTGESIPVEKSKDDEVIGATINTSGSFTFKATKIGKDTALAQIIRLVNEAQGSKAPIQRTVDIISAYFVPTVVIIATLSAIIWYMIGPEPSGIFALTTFIAVLIIACPCALGLATPTAIMVGTEKGAENGVLIKDATSLEKAYKTTTVVLDKTGTITEGKPTVTDILTSHSYSEDHLLTIAGSVETASEHPLGEAIVRHAKTKQLPLAEPENVNAITGLGIEASIDGQHILIGNAKLMRDHQVDFTELLPHAEHLANEGKTPMFIAIDGTSAGIISVADTVKKDSTQAIKHMKSLGLDVVMITGDHHKTAQAIANETGVDRFIAEVLPEDKAKEVAALQAEGNVVAMVGDGINDAPALAQADVGIAIGTGTDVAMETANMTLMRGDIMSVVTALRLSRSTMRMIWQNLGWAFGYNVILIPVAAGVFYPFFGWLLNPMIAGAAMAFSSVSVVLNTLRLRSFKSL from the coding sequence ATGACCTATAAAACACAAGATTTTTTCGTACGTGGAATGACATGCGCCTCTTGTGTCGCTCGCGTGGAAAAAATCATTAATCGAAAAGAAGGCGTCTCATCAGTCAGTGTCAACTTAGCTACTAACCAAGCTCAAGTGACATATGACCCAGAAATAGCGACTGAAAAAGAGATTGTTAACGCTATTCATAAAGCTGGCTACGAAGCGGAACCTAAGGCTGATCCGACTGAAAAGAAATATAGTTATTCGGTGAAAGGGATGACGTGTGCCTCTTGTGTGTCTCGCGTTGAGAAGGTAATTAGCCGATTAGATGGTGTAGAAGAGGCCAGTGTAAACCTTGCATCCAATCAAGCTCAAGTGACCACGTCAGACCCGTCTTTCAATCCACAGATGGTTGCTGAAAAAGTAACGAGTATTGGCTACGAGTCAACTTTACTGGAAGAAGAAACACCGCAACTAGCTGACGATCCTCACGAACAGGAAGCGGCTAAATTAAAGCGAGACGTGGTCAGCGGGGCAATCGTCACCACCATCGTGCTTATTGGTAGCCTGCCACACATGATGCCGCACGTAAGCGGTTGGGTGCCTGATTGGATGGCCAATCCTTATTTCTTATTGCTTCTTACAAGTTATGTCCAACTCGTCCCCGGGTGGCGTTTTTACAAAAATAGTTATAAAGTATTAAAAAATAAGTCGGCAGATATGAACGTGCTCGTGGCAATGGGGACAACCTCAGCGTGGGTATACAGCGGAGCTATGACCTTATTTCCTGAAACCTTAACAACGATGGGATTTCCTTATCAACTTTATTACGATGTCACGACCGTCATTACGACCTTAATACTTCTAGGACGTTATTTTGAAGTTAAAGCAAAAGGAAAAACATCGACTGCTATAAAGAAATTAATGAACATGCAGGCTAAAACAGCTAGAGTTGTGACGAATGGTGAAGAAGTAGATATACCAGTAGAGCAGGTACGAATTGACGATCTCATCATCGTCAGACCAGGAGAACGTGTACCGGTTGACGGAATCGTCGTAAAAGGATATTCCTCTGTAGATGAATCAATGCTAACCGGTGAATCTATTCCCGTTGAGAAATCAAAAGATGATGAAGTTATCGGCGCTACCATCAATACGTCTGGCAGCTTCACCTTTAAAGCAACAAAAATAGGGAAAGATACCGCCTTAGCCCAAATTATCCGACTTGTCAATGAAGCCCAAGGTTCCAAAGCCCCAATTCAGCGAACGGTGGATATCATTTCAGCCTATTTCGTGCCAACGGTGGTGATCATAGCTACGTTATCAGCTATCATTTGGTACATGATTGGACCTGAGCCTTCCGGTATTTTTGCTTTAACGACGTTTATCGCTGTTCTCATTATTGCCTGCCCTTGTGCGCTCGGATTAGCAACACCTACAGCGATTATGGTAGGCACGGAAAAAGGCGCTGAAAACGGGGTTCTTATTAAAGATGCTACAAGCTTGGAAAAAGCCTATAAAACAACGACGGTCGTCCTTGATAAAACAGGCACGATTACTGAAGGAAAACCGACCGTAACTGATATTCTCACGAGCCATTCATACAGTGAAGATCACTTATTAACGATTGCTGGATCAGTTGAAACAGCCTCTGAACATCCGTTAGGGGAAGCAATTGTACGTCATGCAAAAACGAAACAGTTACCATTAGCGGAACCTGAAAACGTAAATGCCATTACTGGGTTAGGCATTGAAGCTTCGATAGATGGACAACACATTTTGATCGGCAATGCTAAATTAATGCGCGATCACCAAGTGGATTTCACCGAGTTACTTCCTCATGCCGAACACTTAGCTAATGAGGGAAAAACACCGATGTTCATCGCTATAGATGGCACTAGTGCTGGTATTATCAGTGTTGCCGACACAGTCAAAAAAGACTCTACTCAAGCGATTAAACACATGAAATCATTAGGTTTGGACGTGGTCATGATAACTGGTGACCATCATAAAACAGCACAAGCTATCGCCAACGAAACAGGTGTGGATCGGTTTATCGCTGAGGTTTTACCTGAGGATAAAGCGAAAGAAGTGGCGGCCCTTCAAGCTGAAGGGAATGTGGTAGCCATGGTTGGCGATGGGATCAATGATGCGCCAGCGCTCGCTCAAGCAGATGTAGGGATTGCCATCGGCACAGGAACGGATGTGGCGATGGAGACAGCTAATATGACACTTATGCGTGGAGATATTATGAGTGTGGTGACAGCACTACGCTTATCTCGTTCAACAATGCGGATGATTTGGCAAAATCTAGGTTGGGCATTCGGATATAACGTTATCCTTATTCCAGTAGCGGCAGGTGTGTTTTATCCGTTCTTTGGCTGGTTACTCAACCCAATGATTGCTGGGGCCGCCATGGCTTTCAGCTCCGTATCAGTCGTTTTAAACACTCTTAGACTCCGTTCGTTTAAATCTCTATAA
- a CDS encoding GNAT family N-acetyltransferase encodes MGEEQKLPLSQGSFYNTERVLNEISETSAYWGGWIIACEGEVVVGAIGGGMTSPETGEVFVLYIDPNRRHEGIGTKLLERLTDWHKQHGAKWQWVSVMKNNNKGIPFL; translated from the coding sequence GTGGGGGAAGAGCAGAAACTCCCACTGAGTCAAGGTTCGTTCTATAACACGGAGAGAGTTCTTAACGAAATTAGTGAAACGAGTGCTTATTGGGGAGGATGGATAATTGCATGTGAAGGTGAAGTGGTCGTAGGAGCAATTGGGGGTGGAATGACAAGTCCTGAGACGGGAGAAGTATTTGTTCTTTATATCGATCCAAATCGACGTCATGAAGGAATCGGAACGAAGCTTTTAGAAAGATTGACAGACTGGCATAAACAGCACGGCGCTAAATGGCAGTGGGTTTCCGTTATGAAGAATAATAATAAAGGGATTCCATTTTTATGA
- a CDS encoding flavodoxin, translated as MSKVLLVFASMTGNTEEMADIIEKGLKNAGLEVDKQDVMDTEASEMDDYSYIILGAFTWGDGELPDDFLDFHEEMEEMDLSGKSFAIFGSGDTAYEVYCGAVNILEDTVKECGGQIVTDSLKVELFPDDEDICLDFANKFAQAIGQKI; from the coding sequence ATGTCCAAAGTATTACTCGTATTTGCTAGCATGACAGGGAACACGGAAGAAATGGCTGACATTATCGAAAAGGGCTTAAAAAATGCTGGCCTTGAGGTAGACAAACAAGATGTCATGGATACGGAAGCAAGCGAAATGGACGATTATTCTTATATCATACTAGGCGCTTTCACTTGGGGAGACGGCGAGTTACCTGATGACTTCTTAGACTTTCATGAAGAAATGGAGGAGATGGACCTATCTGGAAAATCATTCGCCATCTTCGGATCAGGTGACACCGCTTATGAAGTTTACTGTGGTGCCGTTAATATATTAGAAGATACGGTTAAAGAATGCGGCGGTCAAATCGTGACGGACAGCTTAAAGGTCGAGCTATTCCCTGACGATGAAGATATTTGCCTTGATTTTGCTAATAAATTCGCTCAAGCAATTGGACAAAAAATTTAA